A stretch of the Papaver somniferum cultivar HN1 chromosome 6, ASM357369v1, whole genome shotgun sequence genome encodes the following:
- the LOC113291113 gene encoding uncharacterized protein LOC113291113 — MSFGLKNAGATYQKMAEKVFADWIHKTLEVYVDDMLLGNYNISYEVLSSPKSQVIAEFLAYFPLEEDEYVEDMMDVDEEYGNPKDLLIDHNPNRWEILVDGSSNGEGNGIGVVFISPKGVRIADSFRLEFASTNNEIEYEAVIHALKLAIEMQIKEARITSDSQLVIRKIEGSYSTNEPSLQKYKKLVSELAAQIQKVSWRHISRKDNRFADALAFIPSMLVDPVARDLKIQTIYWPSLKKE, encoded by the exons atgTCGTTTGGGTTAAAAAATGCAGGTGCGACATATCAGAAAATGGCTGAAAAGGTGTTTGCGGATTGGATACATAAAACGTTGGAAGtttacgttgacgacatgctg TTGGGGAACTACAATATTAGTTATGAAGTATTGTCATCACCTAAATCACAAGTTATCGCAGAGTTCCTTGCATATTTTCccttagaagaagatgaatacgttgAAGACATGAtggatgttgatgaagaatatggaaatccaaaagatctattgATAGATCATaatccaaatagatgggaaatattagtCGACGGATCGtctaatggagaaggaaatggaattggaGTTGTGTTCATTTCACCAAAAGGGGTGCGAATAGCTGACTCTTTCAGGTTGGAGttcgcatccacaaataatgaaattgaatatgaagcagtgatCCATGCGTTAAAATTAGCAATCGAAATGCAGATAAAAGAAGCcagaataactagtgattcacAATTGGTAATTCGAAAAATTGAAGGTTCGTATAGTACCAATGAGCCATCtctacaaaaatataagaaattaGTGTCAGAATTAGCAGCACAAATCCAAAAAGTAAGCTGGAGACACATCAGTAGAAAAGATAACAGGTTCGCAGACGCGTTAGCCTTTATTCCTTCCATGTTAGTAGATCCAGTTGCACGAGATTTGAAAATCCAAACAATCTACTGGCCTTCCTTaaagaaagaataa
- the LOC113291114 gene encoding uncharacterized protein LOC113291114, whose translation MVGISTRRGTILQELRNPQQEEMVGGTNKNNTGNQGSDGASPPPPLKRTLKDLTSPSFDQQKLCVNLEDSIELKSQLIHWLPKFKEIPGDDPNHHLLLFQHKLTSLNPTGTDQERALLTAFPFSLIDSAEEWFYSLPPGSITMWDEMQKAFLEKYFPASKAATIRKAISGIEQITGEALYDYWERYKKLLASCPHHQISEQLIVQYFYDSLLQSERNLIDAASGGALTNKTIYEATKLIENMAANTQQFNSRGVSMGRRVNEVTSSPHLEHRIGNMKKMIQQMAVVIIFSYEIEAEQVNAVFPNQQRQRYDPYSNTYNPGWRDHPNFSYANTQVAAPGTVFNRSSGFQQPQPTQNSESSEMLAMMKNLTTMVQKYQQTTDGAIKELQTQMSTMKGILNLLETQSSGKLPSQPINPREIVNVVTLRSGTRTVQPENAEKSKDPKGPVLEREITDSSQTDEVPKTNCKPLVSTYVPALPFPGRFANKNVEQDKEILDVLKNIHVSIPLIDAIRQVPKYSRVLKDLRTKRND comes from the coding sequence ATGGTTGGAATTTCAACTCGCAGAGGAACAATACTACAAGAACTTCgaaatccacaacaagaagaGATGGTTGGAGGAACGAACAAAAATAACACTGGTAACCAGGGAAGTGATGGCGCTTCACCACCTCCACCTCTCAAGAGGACACTCAAAGATCTAACATCCCCATCGTTTGATCAACAAAAATTGTGTGTCAACTTGGAAGATTCAATTGAGCTCAAATCTCAGTTGATTCATTGGTTACCGAAGTTCAAAGAGATTCCAGGAGACGATCCAAATCATCATTTACTACTGTTTCAACATAAGTTGACAAGTTTGAATCCAACTGGAACTGATCAAGAAAGAGCTTTACTGACAGCTTTCCCGTTCTCTCTAATTGATTCTGCAGAAGAATGGTTTTATAGTCTTCCACCTGGAAGTATCACAATGTGGGATGAGATGCAGAAAGCATTTTTAGAAAAGTACTTTCCCGCCTCTAAAGCAGCAACTATTCGTAAAGCAATTAGTGGCATTGAACAAATTACTGGTGAGGCTCTTTACGACTATTGGGAACGGTACAAGAAGTTGCTAGCGAGCTGCCCACATCATCAAATCTCTGAGCAACTCATAGTGCAATATTTTTATGATAGTTTGCTCCAATCCGAGAGAAATCTTATTGATGCAGCTAGTGGTGGTGCTTTGACAAATAAAACCATTTACGAAGCGACGAAATTGATCGAGAATATGGCTGCAAACACGCAGCAATTCAACTCAAGAGGCGTATCAATGGGTCGAAGGGTTAATGAGGTTACTTCTTCACCGCACTTAGAACATAGGATTGGtaacatgaagaagatgattcaacAAATGGCCGTAGTAATCATTTTCTCTTATGAGATAGAAGCTGAACAAGTCAATGCAGTATTCCCGAATCAGCAGAGACAAAGGTATGATCCCTATTCCAACACTTATAATccaggatggagagatcaccccaatttcaGCTATGCGAATACGCAAGTAGCAGCTCCAGGGACGGTTTTTAATCGCTCGAGTGGTTTCCAACAACCACAACCAACGCAGAACTCAGAATCATCAGAGATGCTTGCTATGATGAAGAATCTAACCACAATGGTGCAAAAATATCAGCAAACGACTGATGGTgcaatcaaggagttgcagacacaaatgagcACCATGAAAGGTATATTGAACCTTTTGGAGACGCAGagtagtgggaaactcccttctcaacctattaatccTAGAGAAATTGTTAATGTTGTgacattgagaagtggtacacgaaCTGTGCAACCAGAAAATGCTGAGAAAAGCAAAGACCCCAAGGGGCCGGTTTTGGAGAGAGAGATTACTGACTCTTCCCAAACCGATGAGGTACCTAAAACAAACTGTAAACCTCTTGTTTCAACTTATGTTCCTGCTTTACCGTTTCCTGGCAGGTTTGCTAACAAAAATGTGGAACAAGACAAAGAAATTTTAGATGTACTCAAAAATATTCATGTGAGTATCCCGCtgatagatgcaattaggcaggtaCCTAAATACTCAAGAGTTTTGAAAGACCTACGCACCAAAAGAAACGATTAA